In one Spirosoma rigui genomic region, the following are encoded:
- a CDS encoding TolC family protein, protein MQAQASDADYRAFRLTLAADIARTYLLIRGNDAEQAVFQRNLQARDTTLSILRERFRVGLINQIDVQRAETDYAGLRVTLKGLQRARTELVNGLAQLCGQDPASFTVASGTLPAATPTFPYASLTTDLLLRRPDLQQFARQIQVVDAQAIVQQATTRPRVSLVGSGGLLSGQIGPWLNPSSATYLVGVNASVPLYEGRRNRELVALARQQVQTNQQTYQQQLQVAQREAETALDNLGLLREQISLQNQTIVLARRTEQYNRELYVRGLATYLEVLDAQRTILTNEQQLVQLRSQEAQYVVLLLRAVGGDW, encoded by the coding sequence CTGCAGGCGCAGGCGTCTGATGCCGATTACCGGGCTTTCCGGCTTACGTTAGCTGCGGATATTGCCCGGACGTATTTGCTCATTCGCGGTAACGACGCCGAGCAGGCCGTTTTTCAGCGGAACTTACAGGCCCGGGATACGACTCTGTCTATCCTGCGGGAGCGGTTTCGGGTTGGGCTTATCAATCAGATTGACGTGCAGCGTGCCGAAACGGATTATGCCGGTTTGCGGGTAACGCTCAAAGGACTTCAGCGCGCCCGTACTGAACTGGTCAACGGGCTGGCCCAACTGTGTGGGCAGGACCCAGCTTCCTTTACGGTTGCCTCCGGTACTCTGCCTGCCGCAACTCCCACATTTCCCTACGCCAGCCTGACAACCGACCTGTTGCTACGTCGGCCCGACCTGCAGCAGTTTGCGCGGCAGATTCAGGTTGTCGACGCTCAGGCGATTGTGCAGCAGGCTACCACCCGCCCGCGGGTCAGCCTGGTTGGTTCCGGCGGATTGCTGTCCGGGCAGATTGGTCCGTGGCTAAATCCGAGTAGTGCTACGTATCTGGTTGGGGTCAACGCATCGGTGCCGCTGTATGAAGGGCGTCGCAACCGGGAGCTGGTAGCCCTGGCGCGTCAGCAGGTGCAAACGAATCAGCAAACCTACCAGCAGCAGCTTCAGGTGGCGCAACGCGAAGCAGAAACGGCGCTCGATAACCTCGGGTTGCTTCGGGAACAGATCAGTTTACAAAATCAGACTATTGTGCTGGCCCGCCGGACGGAGCAGTACAACCGTGAGCTATACGTGCGGGGATTGGCTACCTATCTTGAAGTGCTGGATGCCCAGCGCACCATTCTGACCAACGAACAGCAACTGGTGCAGTTGCGCAGTCAGGAGGCTCAATATGTTGTACTCTTGCTGCGCGCCGTTGGCGGAGACTGGTAA
- a CDS encoding mannose-1-phosphate guanylyltransferase — MNHTYVIIMAGGVGTRFWPFSRTSYPKQFHDVLGTGRTLLQQTADRFDGVCPPENIFIVTSALYKDLCQQQLPQLTDDQVLCEPVARNTAPCIAYACYKIAQRDPEANIVVAPADHIILKEEEFKRTIRVALDATKDQDILVTLGIQPSRPDTGYGYIQYVSDEETEESGSAVRKVKSFMEKPNLDLARQFVDSGEFVWNAGIFVWNVQAIINAFTTHLPEVAEIFVEGNDAYYTDHEKAFVDKAYSLTKSISIDNGVMEKAHNVYVVLSDFGWSDLGTWKSLYEASDKNADQNVVDGHVMLYDTKNCIIKTPKNRLVAINGLDGFIVAEYDNVLMICRKEDEQKVKAFVADAKDQGAEFV; from the coding sequence ATGAATCATACGTATGTCATCATTATGGCTGGGGGCGTCGGAACGCGGTTCTGGCCCTTTAGCCGAACCAGTTATCCAAAGCAGTTCCACGACGTACTCGGCACCGGCCGGACGTTGCTCCAGCAGACTGCCGATCGTTTCGACGGCGTTTGCCCCCCCGAGAATATATTTATCGTTACCAGTGCTCTTTATAAAGACCTTTGCCAGCAGCAGCTTCCCCAGCTGACCGACGATCAGGTACTGTGCGAACCCGTTGCCCGCAACACCGCGCCCTGTATTGCCTATGCCTGCTATAAAATTGCCCAGCGTGATCCGGAAGCCAACATCGTTGTCGCCCCCGCCGATCACATCATACTGAAAGAAGAAGAATTCAAGCGGACTATCCGGGTAGCGCTCGACGCTACCAAAGATCAGGATATCCTGGTGACGCTGGGTATCCAGCCCAGCCGCCCTGATACGGGTTATGGCTATATCCAATACGTATCTGATGAGGAGACGGAGGAGAGTGGCTCGGCCGTTCGGAAGGTGAAGAGCTTCATGGAAAAGCCAAACCTCGATCTGGCCCGGCAGTTTGTCGACAGTGGTGAGTTTGTCTGGAACGCGGGTATCTTCGTCTGGAACGTACAGGCCATTATCAATGCCTTCACGACCCACCTGCCCGAAGTGGCCGAAATTTTCGTGGAAGGGAACGATGCCTATTATACCGACCACGAGAAGGCTTTTGTTGACAAAGCGTACTCGCTGACCAAAAGCATTTCCATCGACAACGGTGTGATGGAAAAAGCACATAACGTTTACGTTGTGCTGAGCGATTTTGGCTGGTCTGACCTGGGTACCTGGAAGTCACTCTACGAAGCGTCGGACAAAAACGCCGACCAGAACGTAGTTGACGGCCATGTCATGCTCTACGACACAAAGAACTGCATCATTAAAACGCCCAAAAACCGACTGGTAGCCATTAACGGTCTGGACGGTTTTATCGTGGCCGAATATGACAACGTACTTATGATCTGCCGTAAGGAAGACGAGCAGAAGGTTAAAGCCTTCGTTGCCGACGCTAAAGACCAGGGTGCCGAGTTCGTGTAA
- a CDS encoding esterase-like activity of phytase family protein: MKYLSLFGAVSMATALALLTSACEDHRLESAPGFPAAVDAENRGTFLPTVLTTVGNVQVFNGGFGSAIAADPNDPGAFFMLTDRGPNIDGTLSNSKVFAVPGFAPQIGKFRVKNGQMVLESIIELKNSAGSKLNGLPNPANQGGTGETALDVNGNNIGTSADGLDSEGLAVASDGTFWVSDEYGPHIVHFDATGRTLERINPFGSGTGGRTIPLVFATRRANRGMEGLTLTPDGKTLVGIMQFPLYNPSSAAVSGSLVTRILTFDIATGATKQFVYLIERANLQAISEITAITNTTFLVLERDGEYGTEANKNTLVKRVYKIDLAGATDISDPANGANGKLYGGKTVEELKTAAALQTNGITPVTKTLALDLATETSPVYPHDKAEGIALISPTLLAVSNDDDFGVTGTGTYVAKILPATNTIDRNRVYFVTLKKAVK, from the coding sequence ATGAAGTATCTATCCCTCTTTGGTGCCGTATCGATGGCTACGGCTCTTGCCCTGCTGACCAGCGCCTGCGAAGACCACCGACTGGAATCGGCGCCGGGCTTTCCGGCGGCCGTTGATGCCGAAAACAGAGGTACCTTCCTGCCAACGGTTTTGACGACAGTTGGTAATGTGCAGGTGTTCAATGGCGGTTTTGGCTCGGCAATCGCGGCTGACCCCAATGATCCCGGTGCTTTTTTCATGCTGACCGACCGGGGACCCAACATCGACGGTACCCTGTCGAATTCGAAGGTCTTCGCGGTGCCCGGTTTTGCCCCCCAGATCGGGAAATTCCGGGTGAAAAACGGGCAGATGGTACTCGAAAGCATCATTGAACTTAAGAACAGTGCTGGCAGCAAGCTGAACGGGTTGCCCAACCCGGCTAACCAGGGCGGTACCGGCGAAACCGCGCTCGATGTAAACGGCAACAACATTGGTACCAGCGCCGATGGCCTTGATTCGGAAGGACTGGCCGTAGCGTCGGATGGGACGTTTTGGGTGAGTGATGAATATGGTCCGCATATTGTTCACTTCGACGCAACGGGCCGGACTCTCGAACGAATCAACCCTTTTGGCAGTGGTACCGGTGGCCGAACCATTCCACTGGTGTTCGCTACACGCCGGGCTAACCGCGGTATGGAAGGGTTAACCCTCACGCCCGACGGCAAAACGCTGGTTGGGATCATGCAGTTTCCCCTATACAATCCGTCGTCAGCGGCCGTATCCGGTTCGCTGGTTACCCGTATCCTGACGTTCGATATTGCTACCGGCGCTACCAAACAGTTCGTATACCTTATTGAACGCGCCAACCTGCAGGCGATCAGCGAAATCACGGCCATTACGAACACGACCTTTCTGGTGCTTGAGCGCGACGGCGAATACGGTACGGAGGCCAACAAAAACACACTCGTCAAGCGAGTTTACAAGATTGACCTGGCGGGAGCCACTGATATTTCCGATCCGGCCAACGGAGCCAACGGCAAGCTGTACGGCGGCAAGACAGTGGAGGAACTCAAGACGGCAGCTGCCTTACAAACTAATGGTATTACGCCCGTTACAAAAACACTCGCGCTGGATCTGGCAACCGAAACGTCGCCAGTTTATCCCCACGACAAGGCAGAAGGTATAGCGTTGATTAGTCCAACCTTGCTGGCTGTTTCGAACGACGATGATTTTGGGGTTACCGGTACGGGTACTTACGTAGCGAAAATTTTGCCCGCTACGAACACGATTGACCGAAATCGCGTGTACTTCGTTACACTGAAGAAGGCTGTAAAATAA
- a CDS encoding gluconate 2-dehydrogenase subunit 3 family protein — MNRRDALMRVAMLAGATMTLPALADTLEASAARRTLTGKPVFFTADQDATVAELADTIIPTTSTPGAKAAKVNEIIDVILKDCYKEADQKRFLEGLAQTNKMSQDAYGKAFAQLDSPQRIEIVKKLEAEAKQQKKDMASMQSAGAQADAQMPKAKAQRFSPFFTILKDLTLTGYFTSEIGCTQALEYVAVPGRYDGCVPLKAGQKAWAI, encoded by the coding sequence ATGAACAGAAGAGACGCCCTCATGCGAGTGGCCATGCTGGCAGGTGCTACCATGACGCTGCCCGCGCTGGCGGATACACTTGAGGCCTCGGCGGCCCGGCGTACCCTCACCGGCAAACCGGTCTTCTTTACCGCCGACCAGGATGCGACGGTTGCTGAACTGGCCGACACCATCATTCCAACAACCAGTACACCGGGGGCTAAAGCCGCGAAGGTGAACGAAATCATTGATGTCATTCTGAAAGACTGCTACAAAGAAGCTGATCAGAAGCGCTTCCTTGAAGGGTTGGCTCAAACCAACAAGATGAGCCAGGATGCCTACGGAAAAGCGTTTGCGCAGCTCGATTCTCCGCAGCGGATTGAGATTGTGAAAAAGCTGGAAGCGGAAGCGAAACAGCAGAAGAAGGATATGGCCAGTATGCAGTCGGCTGGTGCACAGGCCGATGCGCAGATGCCAAAAGCCAAAGCACAACGGTTCTCTCCTTTCTTCACGATTCTGAAAGACCTGACCCTGACGGGCTATTTTACTTCGGAAATCGGATGTACGCAGGCACTTGAGTACGTAGCGGTTCCGGGTCGTTATGACGGTTGCGTGCCGCTTAAGGCTGGTCAAAAAGCGTGGGCTATCTAA
- a CDS encoding GMC oxidoreductase produces MNLNIDAVKDMTYDAIVVGSGISGGWAAKELTQKGLKVLMLERGRDIKHIEGYETATKNPWEFPHRGRVTTQAAEEYWANMRTGYTANEEWRHHFENDKENPYLEKPNRQVDWIRGYHVGGRSLMWGRQSYRWNKEDFMANAKEGIGVDWPIRYEDLAPWYTYVEGFAGISGNKDGLDVLPDGNFLPPMQLNCLEKEAKKRIEKMFPARTLTIGRVAHLTAPKQQHYDLGRAACQFRNQCMRGCPYGAYFSTQAATLPAAMKTGRLTLRPDSIVSEILYDEKKGKATGVRVIDQNTKQVREYYAKIIFLNASAFASTSILMNSKSHRFPNGMGNESDQLGRNIMDHHLAVGAAGTFEGMEDQYYYGRRANGVYVPRYRNWGNDKRDYVRGFGYQGGAGRGGWNRGNGMDGFGADFKESLTTPGPWTMSLGGFGEMIADPNNRMTLSPDQKDKWGLPLIVFDAAYGENEKKMRKDMMNDAAEMLEAAGLKNVTAYNDESKHPGIGIHEMGTARMGRDPKTSVLNAHNQIHSVKNVFNTDGACMTSASCVNPSLTYMALTARAADFAVKEMKKGNL; encoded by the coding sequence ATGAATCTTAATATAGATGCAGTAAAAGATATGACCTACGATGCTATCGTCGTAGGCTCAGGAATATCGGGTGGCTGGGCTGCCAAAGAGCTGACACAGAAGGGTCTTAAAGTCCTCATGCTGGAGCGCGGGCGCGATATCAAGCACATCGAAGGCTACGAAACGGCTACTAAAAACCCCTGGGAGTTTCCACACCGCGGCCGGGTAACGACGCAGGCCGCCGAGGAATACTGGGCAAACATGCGTACCGGTTACACGGCCAACGAAGAGTGGCGTCACCATTTCGAGAACGACAAGGAAAACCCGTATCTCGAAAAGCCAAACCGTCAGGTCGACTGGATTCGTGGGTACCACGTTGGTGGTCGGTCGCTGATGTGGGGTCGTCAGAGCTACCGCTGGAATAAAGAAGACTTTATGGCCAATGCCAAAGAAGGCATCGGTGTCGACTGGCCCATCCGGTACGAAGACCTGGCTCCCTGGTACACCTACGTTGAAGGCTTTGCCGGTATCTCGGGCAACAAAGACGGGCTCGACGTGCTGCCAGACGGAAACTTCCTGCCGCCCATGCAACTCAACTGCCTGGAGAAAGAAGCAAAAAAACGGATCGAGAAAATGTTTCCGGCCCGTACCCTGACCATTGGCCGGGTTGCTCACTTAACGGCACCCAAGCAGCAACACTACGATCTGGGTCGGGCGGCCTGCCAGTTCCGGAACCAGTGTATGCGTGGTTGCCCCTACGGTGCTTATTTCAGCACGCAGGCGGCTACCCTGCCAGCGGCCATGAAAACGGGCCGTTTAACGCTGCGTCCCGATTCGATCGTATCAGAGATATTGTACGACGAGAAGAAAGGCAAAGCGACCGGCGTTCGGGTCATTGACCAGAACACGAAGCAGGTGCGGGAATACTACGCCAAAATCATCTTCCTGAACGCGTCGGCCTTTGCGAGTACGTCGATCCTGATGAACTCCAAGTCGCACCGCTTCCCGAACGGGATGGGTAACGAATCGGATCAGCTAGGCCGTAACATTATGGACCACCACCTGGCCGTAGGAGCTGCCGGTACGTTCGAAGGCATGGAAGACCAGTACTACTACGGTCGCCGGGCAAACGGTGTCTATGTACCACGCTACCGGAACTGGGGCAACGACAAGCGCGACTACGTCCGGGGCTTCGGCTACCAGGGTGGTGCCGGTCGGGGCGGCTGGAACCGGGGTAACGGCATGGACGGTTTCGGTGCTGACTTCAAAGAAAGCCTGACAACGCCAGGCCCATGGACAATGAGCCTGGGTGGATTTGGTGAGATGATTGCCGATCCAAACAACCGTATGACCCTCTCGCCCGACCAGAAAGACAAGTGGGGTCTGCCCTTGATCGTATTCGATGCAGCCTACGGCGAGAACGAGAAGAAGATGCGGAAAGACATGATGAACGACGCAGCCGAAATGCTCGAAGCGGCTGGTCTTAAAAATGTAACTGCCTACAACGACGAATCGAAGCACCCCGGTATCGGTATCCACGAAATGGGAACCGCCCGCATGGGTCGTGACCCTAAAACGTCGGTGCTGAACGCCCACAACCAGATTCACTCGGTGAAAAACGTATTCAACACCGATGGTGCCTGTATGACGTCGGCTTCGTGCGTGAACCCGTCGCTGACCTACATGGCACTGACGGCCCGGGCGGCAGACTTTGCGGTGAAAGAGATGAAAAAAGGGAACCTGTAA
- a CDS encoding ATP-binding cassette domain-containing protein, with protein sequence MAESIVLLDVADLTLKRAANQILHQVSLQIRSDQCWAVVGPIGSGKTTFLQALAGNLSVRPGMIQRHSAVAFVSFKEESRQFSYGSYFYQQRYQATMSDDSLSLRTYLQLPETPATNDLIRQLGLEPLLDLSFMKLSNGQTRKARIAKALVKRPPLLLLDNPFVGLDSASRHDLTTWLSGMAERGSAMVLVTEPTDIPAFITHVLRLDDEGSWAGPKETYKPVDEASPNGPIPSLQTAYKEPDFTTIFQLNDITVRYGDRLILDDLNWTVEAGQKWALLGPNGAGKSVLLSLLYGDHPQAYANDVRVFGHRRGKSGESIWDVKRRIGFVSPELHLYFPQQLTARQVIQSGLTDTLVVPRTIAVEAETDLAALAHYFGVTPLLDRSFGTLSTGEQRLTLFIRALIKNPPVLLLDEPFQAFDKRSICLARELIDTLQQTGLLFVTHDRAELPATVDHVFALHRPAPTGP encoded by the coding sequence ATGGCTGAATCCATCGTACTGCTGGACGTAGCAGACTTAACCCTTAAGCGGGCTGCTAACCAGATTCTTCATCAGGTATCCCTCCAGATCCGTTCGGATCAATGCTGGGCCGTAGTGGGTCCGATAGGCAGTGGCAAGACAACCTTTTTGCAGGCACTGGCCGGGAATTTATCCGTACGACCGGGTATGATTCAGCGTCATTCGGCGGTGGCGTTCGTATCATTCAAAGAAGAATCACGCCAGTTTTCGTACGGGAGCTATTTCTATCAGCAGCGTTATCAGGCGACGATGAGTGACGATTCACTCTCGCTGCGAACTTACCTGCAACTCCCCGAAACGCCCGCTACCAATGACCTGATTCGGCAACTTGGGTTGGAACCCCTGCTCGATTTGTCATTTATGAAGCTTTCGAACGGGCAAACCCGCAAGGCCCGCATTGCTAAAGCACTGGTCAAACGTCCTCCTTTACTACTGCTCGACAATCCATTCGTGGGTCTGGACAGTGCGTCCCGGCATGACCTGACCACCTGGTTGAGTGGTATGGCTGAGCGGGGTTCGGCTATGGTACTGGTAACGGAGCCGACAGACATACCGGCTTTTATCACCCACGTACTACGGCTCGATGACGAAGGAAGTTGGGCCGGACCTAAAGAAACGTACAAACCTGTTGACGAGGCTAGTCCGAACGGACCCATCCCCTCCCTGCAGACAGCGTACAAGGAACCGGATTTTACGACCATTTTCCAGTTGAACGATATAACCGTACGCTACGGAGATCGACTCATTCTGGACGACTTGAACTGGACTGTAGAAGCCGGTCAGAAATGGGCGTTATTGGGGCCTAACGGTGCCGGGAAATCGGTGCTTTTAAGTTTGTTGTACGGCGATCATCCACAAGCGTACGCCAATGACGTTCGGGTGTTTGGCCACCGGCGCGGTAAGTCCGGTGAAAGTATCTGGGATGTAAAACGTCGGATCGGGTTCGTTTCTCCCGAGCTACATCTTTACTTTCCGCAGCAGCTTACGGCCCGGCAGGTCATACAGAGTGGGCTAACAGATACCCTGGTTGTGCCCCGAACGATAGCTGTCGAGGCCGAGACTGACCTGGCGGCCCTGGCGCATTATTTTGGGGTAACTCCCCTTCTCGATCGGTCGTTTGGCACGTTATCTACGGGGGAGCAGCGACTGACGCTATTTATCCGGGCTCTGATCAAGAATCCGCCCGTTTTGTTACTCGACGAACCTTTCCAGGCATTTGACAAACGTAGTATCTGCCTGGCCCGTGAACTGATAGATACGCTGCAGCAGACAGGACTGCTCTTTGTTACGCACGACCGCGCTGAATTGCCCGCGACCGTAGACCATGTCTTTGCGCTTCACCGACCGGCACCCACCGGACCGTAA
- a CDS encoding gliding motility-associated C-terminal domain-containing protein: MKKWLYRGFVGIGSSVLLTLLVPVTIVAGTQMPTDSCQHPEAPVITGSAKTVCRSETVVLTATGCTGTVVWSTGETGSQITVGPQQTTTYTAICRAHQGCISCFADGWKITVATPVAPILTVSTALVCAGDPVTLTADNCAGTVRWLDLADASGPTPGLSRTVRPRQTTAYRAICETKTCVSNPSTVQVVQVAAPDKPVISVDKNEICLGQAVHLTASNCLGVVRWSDGGTGLTRTVAPEQTTSYRASCQIGTCQSDSSVAVLVAVRSAAETEPLTKTITNGCPFQTADLSASIAGIPAFSAGLQVVFRTQPTPNSPAVQSPGAVTAGTYYVLGRTAEGCYTEPITVAVAITACQQAVAACLSNPATLVTRLDSLDWTKGVVRLQGELGGSARAAAWQSTGDGIFTDAGLNARYVLSEGDRRRGAATFTLTAPDPDGSGPCVGAVSHVVVTAPLAGGEMIGLSKRADEPIVVTEAGKQLVELTYQMTISNMGKNGLTQVQISDNLAAAFPSTGVQLRSVAVRADSGLVINASYTGRGRDTTLIVGGRLPVGGSKNIWLTVRLDVSQSLTSLNRATAEAIDSNGLRVRDVSTAGTSADPDKNGNPGDNSEPTAVTLNAIPQVPGPGPGPGTTDTVFIPEGFSPNGDGINDRFVIQRLPVGVTVQLEILNRWGHIVYRNDDYKNDWDGTANQGTTVGGNGAILPEGTYYYQVRLSDGSTFSRFLTLVR, translated from the coding sequence ATGAAAAAATGGCTATATAGGGGGTTTGTTGGCATCGGGTCGTCAGTTTTACTGACGCTGCTGGTACCGGTTACCATTGTGGCTGGGACACAGATGCCGACCGATTCGTGCCAGCATCCGGAAGCGCCCGTCATTACGGGTTCCGCAAAAACGGTATGCCGTTCGGAAACGGTCGTGTTAACGGCCACGGGCTGTACAGGAACGGTCGTTTGGTCAACGGGAGAAACCGGTAGTCAGATCACGGTTGGGCCACAGCAAACGACAACCTACACCGCTATTTGCCGCGCTCACCAGGGCTGCATCAGCTGTTTTGCCGATGGCTGGAAAATAACCGTTGCTACACCGGTGGCGCCAATACTGACGGTATCGACAGCTCTGGTCTGCGCGGGCGATCCCGTTACGCTGACTGCAGACAACTGCGCCGGCACTGTTCGCTGGCTGGATCTGGCCGATGCGAGCGGTCCGACACCGGGTTTGTCCCGAACGGTCCGACCACGCCAGACTACGGCTTACCGGGCCATCTGCGAAACAAAAACCTGCGTCAGTAATCCGTCAACGGTACAGGTGGTGCAGGTAGCAGCACCCGATAAACCGGTCATTTCAGTCGATAAGAACGAGATATGCCTTGGCCAGGCGGTTCACTTGACTGCTTCAAACTGTCTGGGAGTTGTTCGATGGTCGGATGGTGGAACGGGATTGACGCGTACCGTAGCGCCTGAACAAACGACGTCTTACCGCGCCAGTTGCCAGATTGGCACCTGCCAGAGTGATAGCTCGGTGGCTGTGTTGGTGGCAGTTCGATCAGCAGCCGAGACGGAACCCCTGACAAAGACCATTACTAATGGCTGCCCATTTCAAACGGCCGATCTGTCAGCCAGTATAGCGGGTATACCCGCTTTTTCGGCTGGGCTACAGGTTGTATTTCGTACGCAGCCCACGCCTAACAGCCCTGCTGTTCAGTCGCCCGGCGCCGTTACGGCCGGGACTTATTATGTGCTGGGTCGTACGGCTGAGGGTTGCTATACCGAGCCTATTACGGTTGCTGTGGCGATTACGGCTTGCCAGCAGGCCGTAGCGGCCTGCTTGAGCAATCCGGCTACCCTTGTAACCCGGCTCGACTCGCTCGACTGGACGAAAGGGGTTGTCCGACTGCAGGGTGAATTGGGTGGCTCGGCCCGCGCGGCTGCCTGGCAGAGCACCGGTGATGGCATATTTACCGACGCTGGCCTGAACGCCCGTTACGTGTTGTCGGAAGGTGACCGGCGGAGGGGGGCGGCTACGTTTACGCTCACGGCGCCCGATCCGGACGGTAGCGGACCCTGCGTGGGGGCCGTATCGCACGTAGTCGTGACTGCTCCCCTGGCCGGCGGGGAGATGATAGGGTTGAGTAAGCGGGCCGATGAACCGATCGTAGTTACGGAAGCCGGTAAGCAACTCGTTGAACTCACCTACCAGATGACGATCAGTAACATGGGTAAAAATGGCCTGACGCAAGTACAGATTTCCGATAATCTGGCCGCAGCTTTTCCGTCGACCGGTGTGCAGTTGAGATCGGTGGCCGTGCGGGCCGACAGCGGTCTGGTTATTAACGCCAGTTATACGGGCCGGGGGCGGGATACGACACTGATTGTTGGGGGACGGTTACCGGTTGGGGGCAGTAAAAACATCTGGCTGACGGTACGGCTGGATGTCAGCCAGTCATTAACGTCATTGAACCGAGCCACAGCCGAAGCCATCGACAGTAATGGTCTGCGCGTCCGGGACGTGTCTACAGCGGGCACAAGTGCCGATCCGGACAAGAATGGCAACCCCGGCGATAACAGTGAACCAACGGCCGTGACGCTGAATGCGATTCCGCAGGTTCCCGGTCCTGGACCCGGTCCGGGAACTACAGATACTGTCTTTATCCCGGAAGGATTCTCGCCCAATGGTGATGGTATAAATGACCGGTTCGTGATCCAGCGCTTACCCGTCGGCGTTACGGTACAACTCGAGATACTGAATCGTTGGGGGCACATCGTTTACCGGAATGACGACTACAAAAACGACTGGGATGGAACCGCCAACCAGGGCACAACTGTAGGGGGCAATGGGGCAATTCTACCCGAAGGTACCTACTATTATCAGGTTCGGCTCAGTGATGGCAGTACATTTTCCCGCTTCCTAACCCTGGTCCGATGA